In a single window of the Sediminicoccus sp. KRV36 genome:
- a CDS encoding efflux RND transporter permease subunit translates to MHISELCIRRPVMTLLLTIAAVVAGAIAYTRLPVAAVPRVDFPVISVFANFPGASPETMATSVALPLEREFSTIAGLESMSSNSGQDTLNLTLQFQLGRNIDSAAQDVQAALTRAQRRLPIEMTVPPSYRKVNPADAPVLLLTLSGGDVPLYRLNDVASTIIAPALSRVQGVAQVVTYGEQLFSVRVRLDPDRIAAMGLAFDTVQQSIQQANSNAPVGLLSGERQQLTLRATEQPQNAEQFGQLVVAGRANAPIRLNEIAEVADGVQNERVASWRDGQRALVLAVQRQPDANTVDVVDGVLRSVEALQSALPPGARLGVMLDRSRSIRDAVHDVQESLLIAIGLVVLVCFLFLRRLSATLIPSIAVPISLCITFGFMYALGYGIDNVTLLGLTIAVGLVVDDAIVVLEAIVRHIEEGMHPVAAAIRGAKEVGFTVLSITLSLIAVFLPILLMGGVVGRVFNAFAATVSLAVIASLIVSLTLTPLMASRMKGQHGAPGFVDRTLERGFVAIENSYAFLLGYALRFRLMIWLLFFASLFGAGWMAVNLPKGFFPVEDTGLLIVNTEGPRGASIQDMAEKQSRIAQIFAASPYVNSVVSTVGAVGGSASINQGRFFVELKPRNQRPDITTILQELRRQASGVPGMRVFLQPIQNINFGARQTRTLYIYTMQGLRLDELYDWAPRLEARLARLPQLQDVNTDLQIDSPVVMVNVDRDRAAALGVSIEQVRQALYSAFGSRQISTIYGQANAYPVILEALPEDQRDESGLAKLYLRSVTGRLVPLSAVASIERRSGPLTVGHQGQLPAVTIGFNTPPGVALGDAVNAIREVEREMGLPPTIVSGFSGSAQVFQQALAGQGALVLAAVLIMYVVLGVLYESFIHPLTILSGLPAAALGAFATLWLFGLDLSVIAVIGVLLLIGLVKKNAIMVVDVALQRQRAGESPLDAVRHACILRFRPILMTTLAAAAGAVPIAAGWGAAAELRQPLGLAVIGGLAVSQALTLFVTPVLYLGFDGLARRFSRGRGKVDVSGVAPAE, encoded by the coding sequence ATGCATATCTCGGAACTCTGCATCCGCCGCCCGGTGATGACGCTGCTGCTGACCATCGCGGCCGTGGTTGCCGGCGCCATCGCCTATACCCGCCTGCCGGTGGCCGCCGTGCCGCGCGTGGATTTCCCGGTGATCTCGGTCTTCGCGAATTTTCCGGGGGCCAGCCCCGAGACGATGGCGACCTCCGTGGCACTCCCGCTGGAGCGGGAATTCAGCACCATCGCGGGGCTGGAGAGCATGTCCAGCAATTCCGGCCAGGACACGCTGAACCTCACGCTGCAATTCCAGCTGGGCCGCAACATCGATTCCGCGGCGCAGGATGTGCAGGCCGCACTCACCCGCGCACAGCGGCGCCTGCCCATCGAGATGACGGTGCCGCCCAGCTACCGCAAGGTGAACCCGGCCGATGCGCCGGTGCTGCTGCTGACGCTCTCCGGCGGGGATGTGCCGCTGTACCGGCTGAACGATGTGGCGAGCACCATCATCGCCCCCGCCCTCTCCCGCGTGCAGGGCGTGGCCCAGGTGGTGACCTATGGCGAGCAGCTGTTTTCCGTGCGCGTGCGGCTGGACCCCGATCGCATCGCCGCGATGGGACTCGCTTTCGACACGGTGCAGCAATCCATCCAGCAGGCCAATTCCAATGCGCCGGTGGGTCTGCTCAGTGGCGAGCGCCAGCAACTCACGCTGCGCGCCACCGAGCAGCCGCAGAATGCCGAGCAATTCGGCCAGCTGGTCGTCGCCGGCCGCGCCAATGCGCCGATCCGGCTGAACGAAATCGCCGAGGTGGCCGATGGCGTGCAGAATGAACGCGTGGCGAGCTGGCGCGATGGCCAGCGCGCCCTGGTGCTGGCCGTGCAGCGCCAGCCGGACGCCAATACGGTGGATGTGGTGGATGGCGTGCTGCGCAGCGTGGAAGCGCTGCAATCGGCCCTGCCGCCTGGTGCCCGCCTGGGTGTGATGCTGGACCGCAGCCGCTCGATCCGTGACGCCGTGCATGATGTGCAGGAATCGCTGCTGATCGCCATCGGCCTCGTCGTGCTGGTCTGCTTCCTGTTCCTGCGGCGGCTCTCGGCCACGCTGATCCCCTCCATCGCCGTGCCGATCAGCCTCTGCATCACCTTCGGCTTCATGTATGCGCTGGGCTACGGCATTGATAACGTGACGCTGCTGGGCCTCACCATCGCGGTGGGGCTCGTCGTGGATGACGCGATCGTCGTGCTGGAGGCGATCGTCCGCCACATCGAGGAGGGGATGCATCCCGTCGCCGCCGCCATCCGCGGGGCGAAGGAGGTGGGCTTCACGGTGCTCTCCATCACCCTCTCGCTGATTGCCGTCTTCCTGCCGATCCTGCTGATGGGCGGCGTGGTGGGGCGGGTGTTCAACGCCTTCGCCGCCACGGTCAGCCTCGCTGTCATCGCCTCGCTCATTGTCTCGTTGACGCTGACGCCGCTGATGGCCAGCCGCATGAAGGGGCAGCACGGCGCGCCAGGCTTCGTGGACCGCACGCTGGAGCGCGGCTTCGTCGCCATCGAGAACAGCTACGCCTTCCTGCTCGGCTACGCGCTGCGCTTCCGGCTGATGATCTGGTTGCTGTTCTTCGCCTCGCTGTTCGGCGCGGGCTGGATGGCGGTGAACCTGCCCAAGGGCTTCTTCCCGGTGGAGGATACCGGCCTGCTCATCGTCAATACCGAGGGGCCGCGCGGGGCCTCCATCCAGGACATGGCCGAGAAGCAGAGCCGCATCGCGCAGATCTTCGCGGCCTCGCCCTATGTGAACAGCGTCGTCTCCACCGTGGGTGCGGTGGGGGGCTCGGCCTCGATCAACCAGGGGCGCTTCTTCGTGGAACTCAAGCCGCGCAACCAGCGGCCGGATATCACGACCATCCTGCAGGAGCTGCGCCGCCAGGCTTCGGGCGTGCCGGGCATGCGGGTCTTCCTGCAGCCGATCCAGAACATCAATTTCGGCGCGCGGCAGACCCGCACCCTCTACATCTACACCATGCAGGGGCTGCGGCTGGATGAGCTGTATGACTGGGCGCCGCGCCTCGAAGCGCGCCTCGCCCGCCTGCCGCAATTGCAGGATGTGAACACCGATCTGCAGATTGATAGCCCGGTGGTGATGGTGAATGTGGACCGGGACCGCGCGGCGGCACTCGGCGTTTCGATCGAGCAGGTGCGCCAGGCGCTGTATTCCGCCTTCGGCTCCCGCCAGATCAGCACGATCTATGGCCAGGCCAATGCCTATCCGGTGATCCTGGAGGCGCTGCCCGAGGATCAGCGGGATGAATCCGGCCTCGCCAAGCTCTATCTGCGTTCCGTCACCGGGCGCCTCGTGCCGCTCTCGGCCGTGGCGAGCATCGAGCGCCGCTCGGGCCCGCTCACCGTCGGCCATCAGGGGCAATTGCCCGCCGTCACCATCGGCTTCAACACGCCGCCCGGCGTGGCACTCGGCGATGCGGTGAATGCCATCCGCGAGGTGGAGCGCGAGATGGGGCTGCCGCCCACCATCGTCTCGGGCTTCTCGGGCTCGGCGCAGGTGTTCCAGCAGGCGCTGGCGGGGCAGGGGGCGCTGGTGCTGGCCGCCGTGCTGATCATGTATGTGGTGCTGGGTGTGCTCTATGAGAGCTTCATCCATCCGCTGACCATCCTCTCCGGCCTGCCGGCCGCGGCGCTGGGCGCCTTCGCCACGCTGTGGCTGTTCGGCCTTGATCTCTCGGTGATCGCGGTGATCGGCGTGCTGCTGCTGATCGGGCTCGTGAAGAAGAACGCCATCATGGTGGTGGATGTCGCGCTGCAACGACAGCGCGCGGGCGAATCCCCGCTCGATGCCGTGCGCCATGCCTGCATCCTGCGCTTCCGCCCGATCCTGATGACGACGCTGGCCGCCGCCGCGGGTGCTGTGCCCATCGCCGCCGGCTGGGGCGCCGCCGCCGAATTGCGCCAGCCGCTCGGCCTCGCCGTCATCGGCGGGCTGGCAGTGAGCCAGGCGCTGACGCTGTTCGTCACACCCGTGCTGTATCTGGGCTTTGACGGCCTGGCGCGCCGCTTCAGCCGCGGGCGCGGCAAGGTGGATGTGTCGGGGGTGGCGCCGGCGGAGTGA
- a CDS encoding efflux RND transporter periplasmic adaptor subunit, whose amino-acid sequence MLSRLIPLILAPLVLALILPFAAAAQPGIPVTTEPARVGAMPVEVLANGTVVSESVVTIRTRVDGQITQVHVTEGQLVRRGQVLFTLDARLNQAILAQQEAQLAANRAQIVRFQADAVRYQSLRGEGFAAQQRFEQATAEAAAAVATARATEALIQQTRLAIEFATIVAETDGKLGVLPLRVGNVVRQAENVAMATLTQMNPILVQFSVPERWLPQIRTALNAGEVQALALGDGETGPPAEGRLVFVDSAVDTATGTIQLRARFDNPEGALWPGQYVRVTVVPTIEADAISIPSAAVQTGQQGRFVYVLSPEGLARRRPVQLVRNVRDRAVVRGEIVAGEKIIVDGAQRVTDGARAVERNAPPAAAPQRVSSAN is encoded by the coding sequence ATGCTGTCCCGCCTGATCCCCCTCATCCTGGCCCCTTTGGTCCTGGCCCTCATCCTGCCCTTCGCCGCGGCGGCCCAGCCGGGCATTCCCGTGACGACGGAGCCCGCACGGGTGGGTGCCATGCCGGTCGAGGTGCTGGCCAATGGCACGGTGGTCTCCGAAAGCGTGGTCACCATCCGCACCCGCGTGGATGGGCAGATCACCCAGGTGCATGTGACGGAGGGGCAATTGGTGCGGCGCGGCCAGGTGCTGTTCACGCTGGATGCGCGGCTGAACCAGGCGATCCTGGCGCAGCAGGAGGCGCAGCTTGCGGCGAACCGAGCGCAGATCGTCCGCTTCCAGGCCGATGCCGTGCGCTACCAGTCCCTGCGGGGCGAGGGCTTCGCGGCACAGCAGCGCTTCGAGCAGGCGACGGCGGAAGCCGCCGCCGCCGTCGCCACCGCGCGCGCGACCGAGGCGCTGATCCAGCAGACGCGTCTGGCCATCGAATTCGCGACCATCGTGGCCGAGACGGACGGCAAGCTCGGCGTGCTGCCGCTGCGCGTCGGCAATGTGGTGCGCCAGGCCGAGAATGTGGCGATGGCGACGCTGACGCAGATGAACCCCATCCTGGTGCAGTTCAGCGTGCCGGAGCGCTGGCTGCCGCAGATCCGCACCGCGCTGAATGCGGGCGAAGTGCAGGCCCTGGCGCTAGGCGATGGCGAGACGGGGCCACCCGCCGAAGGCCGCCTCGTCTTCGTGGACAGCGCCGTGGATACGGCCACCGGCACGATCCAGCTGCGCGCCCGCTTCGACAATCCGGAAGGTGCGCTGTGGCCCGGGCAATATGTGCGCGTCACGGTGGTGCCGACGATCGAGGCGGATGCGATCTCCATCCCCTCCGCCGCCGTGCAGACCGGCCAGCAGGGCCGCTTCGTCTATGTGCTCAGCCCCGAGGGCCTGGCGCGGCGCCGGCCGGTGCAACTCGTGCGCAATGTGCGGGACCGCGCGGTGGTGCGCGGCGAGATCGTGGCAGGTGAGAAGATCATCGTGGATGGCGCCCAACGCGTGACCGATGGCGCCCGCGCCGTCGAACGCAACGCCCCACCCGCCGCCGCGCCGCAGCGCGTCTCCTCGGCGAATTGA
- a CDS encoding alpha-2-macroglobulin — MRRWLVLFSLLLGPLLGLPLALPAHAFDLPGLGRDAGQYREQLERRFPAGGTPQQRQGAEQRAVAAERANNWPNAAQAWEERAGLGEMSPAQWLALARAQLRRTPPEPARALHAAWQNFLMVPAGPPEIPSLLLVAEALGRMDRPAQQIAALEAVIQRAPNEPRHAEALAQARRAAGVLVARVNTESEAEPARACLAFTVPPARRQDWQPQDWIRAEPAIPGLAITRDGDSLCAVGLPHGRTTRILLRAGLPGEEGLRLNRDTALNIAMPDRAPRMAFDSRAFLLARGQQARVPLALMNVASVQMRIIRVAERNLVPLTRDWRLGDQMDSWTAQDLHESWGRVVWEGRIETPRHPTNSLQRLSVPVPEEVRAAGPGLYIMVARPGDGTNDSQSLATAQPLIVTDLGLTAWRGAGGLAVQARQLGDSRPAAGTRVALMARNNEILAEVETGPDGLARFAAPLLRGQGPMAPVAIHASTADDLVALDLEAASFDLSDRGVAGRAHPGPLDAFLWLDRGIYRPGETVQAMVLLRDVAGAPSPLPVRLRLRRPNGQIAAEGVVRDGAHWPVTLPAAAPVGLWKIEALTDPAAPPVGEATLRVDAFVPERLAVEVGPAPGPLTPGQPLALPVTARFLYGAPGSGLTGSAQYRLITERSPFPGLPGFLFGLEDEVFAPDLLSADLPETDAQGRATLTLALARAPDTTRPLRAEMTLQVTEPGGRATSVDLPLAVAGAPRLIGIRGPQSVNVNSEAAFDIVIANPSGVAQAGALNLRLVRERPDWRIVLRGGQPRYETTWLDEPVDTASVNATAATPARFARSLPFGRYRLEAQEAGGMALASVRFRSGWAGSESAEVPDKVDVAADRQSFAPGQTATLRITPPFAGRASIAILTDRLVSLREIELPAAGAEITIEADAAWGAGAYAAVTVFRPAGAGGQANDAPGRALGLTWLQMDPAARRLDIAIGGAERVRPMGRVTIPVSVTGGAGASQGGIRLTLAAVDEGILRLTRFATPDPLAHYAGRRTLGTDIRDDYGRLIRPDDGTLATLRQGGDELGDLGALRIPQRNVVLFSGVVTTDADGRAEIPLDIPDFAGELRLMAVAWEGARVGSAARTLLVRDPVLAEAILPRFLAPGDEATISVLLHNLELPPGEVSATLSTEGAIALAGPNRLAARLATGARAQPTATLRATASGEGVLRLAITGPNGFTATREARIEVRSSRGLASVASLSEVAPGQEARITPDAARFLPGAWRATARLGTPVRFDAEGMLRLLESFPLACLEQLSSQALGMAAALTEASTPQQSVRLQRSVDGILSRQRYDGSFGLWSAQSEPEYWTSAYAVEALLRAKAAGATVADAALEAALTDLGERLEETNPSDPPEYAAQAARLNALSLAGRHRLGAARRLMESLDRLPTPLARAQLGAAFARAGDTERATRAFTAALAAPARRDWSYDYGSAARDAMAILVLLQEGQMPAPMLATALARLPGPELTPSLASTQEQAWAVLAAAALGRDGRPVRASFEGAAVERRRVDVTSGGALRNLGDAPLPVSLTITGIPSEALPAGRNAMQIRRRFLNLEGMALNLDQLRAGTSFILVLEGRAESSQAHLAMMSQGLPAGWEVEGALGPGAVPGLPGLGELSTPDAQPALDDRVAVAFTFTAEQREFRMAVRLRAVTPGRFELPGAEVSDMYRPAFFARQATTRINILP; from the coding sequence ATGCGCCGCTGGCTGGTTCTGTTTTCGCTGCTGCTCGGCCCGCTGCTTGGGCTGCCGCTTGCCCTGCCGGCCCATGCCTTCGACCTCCCCGGCCTCGGGCGGGATGCGGGCCAGTATCGCGAGCAGCTGGAGCGCCGCTTCCCCGCCGGCGGCACGCCGCAACAACGCCAGGGCGCCGAGCAGCGGGCCGTGGCGGCCGAGCGCGCGAATAACTGGCCCAACGCCGCCCAGGCCTGGGAAGAGCGCGCCGGCCTGGGCGAGATGAGCCCCGCGCAATGGCTCGCCCTGGCCCGCGCCCAGCTGCGCCGCACCCCGCCCGAGCCCGCCCGCGCCCTGCATGCCGCCTGGCAGAATTTCCTGATGGTGCCGGCCGGCCCGCCCGAAATCCCCTCCCTGCTGCTGGTGGCCGAGGCGCTGGGCCGGATGGACCGCCCCGCGCAGCAGATCGCAGCATTGGAGGCTGTGATTCAGCGCGCCCCCAATGAACCGCGCCACGCCGAGGCCCTGGCCCAGGCCCGCCGCGCCGCCGGCGTGCTGGTCGCGCGCGTCAACACCGAGAGCGAGGCCGAGCCCGCCCGCGCCTGCCTCGCCTTCACCGTGCCGCCCGCCCGCCGCCAGGATTGGCAGCCGCAGGACTGGATTCGCGCCGAGCCCGCCATCCCCGGCCTCGCCATCACCCGCGATGGGGACAGCCTCTGCGCCGTCGGCCTGCCGCATGGCCGCACCACGCGCATCCTGCTGCGCGCCGGCCTGCCGGGTGAGGAGGGGCTGCGCCTCAACCGCGACACGGCGCTGAACATCGCCATGCCGGACAGGGCGCCCCGCATGGCCTTCGACAGCCGCGCCTTCCTGCTGGCGCGCGGCCAGCAGGCCCGCGTGCCGCTGGCGCTGATGAATGTCGCCAGCGTGCAGATGCGCATCATCCGCGTGGCCGAGCGCAACCTCGTGCCCCTGACGCGCGACTGGCGCCTGGGGGACCAGATGGACAGCTGGACCGCGCAGGACCTGCATGAGAGCTGGGGCCGCGTGGTGTGGGAGGGCCGGATCGAGACCCCCCGCCACCCGACCAACAGCCTCCAGCGCCTCTCCGTGCCGGTCCCGGAGGAGGTCCGCGCGGCGGGCCCGGGCCTCTATATCATGGTCGCCCGGCCGGGCGATGGCACGAATGATTCGCAAAGCCTCGCCACCGCGCAGCCGCTGATCGTGACCGATCTCGGCCTCACCGCCTGGCGCGGTGCCGGGGGGCTCGCCGTGCAGGCGCGGCAGCTCGGGGATTCGCGGCCGGCGGCGGGCACGCGCGTGGCCCTCATGGCCCGCAACAATGAAATCCTCGCCGAGGTGGAAACCGGCCCGGATGGCCTGGCCCGCTTCGCCGCCCCGCTGCTGCGCGGCCAGGGGCCGATGGCGCCGGTCGCGATCCATGCCAGCACCGCCGATGACCTGGTGGCGCTGGACCTGGAGGCTGCCTCCTTCGATCTCTCGGATCGCGGGGTGGCGGGGCGCGCGCATCCTGGCCCGCTCGATGCCTTCCTGTGGCTCGACCGCGGCATCTACCGCCCGGGTGAGACGGTGCAGGCCATGGTGCTGCTGCGCGATGTGGCGGGCGCGCCCTCCCCTTTGCCTGTGCGGCTGCGGCTGCGCCGGCCAAACGGGCAGATCGCCGCCGAGGGCGTGGTACGGGACGGCGCGCATTGGCCCGTCACCCTGCCCGCCGCCGCCCCGGTGGGGCTGTGGAAGATCGAGGCGCTGACCGACCCCGCGGCCCCCCCCGTGGGCGAGGCGACGCTGCGCGTGGATGCCTTCGTGCCCGAGCGCCTCGCAGTGGAAGTCGGCCCCGCACCAGGGCCACTGACGCCGGGCCAGCCGCTCGCCCTGCCGGTCACCGCGCGCTTCCTGTATGGTGCGCCCGGCTCGGGCCTGACGGGCAGCGCGCAATACCGGCTGATCACGGAGCGCAGCCCCTTCCCTGGCCTCCCGGGCTTCCTCTTTGGCCTGGAAGATGAGGTTTTCGCGCCTGATCTGCTTTCGGCGGACCTGCCCGAGACCGACGCCCAGGGCCGCGCCACGCTGACCCTGGCGCTGGCCCGCGCGCCGGACACGACGCGCCCGCTGCGCGCCGAGATGACCCTGCAGGTGACCGAGCCGGGCGGCCGCGCGACCAGCGTGGACCTGCCGCTGGCCGTGGCCGGCGCGCCAAGGCTGATCGGCATTCGCGGCCCGCAATCGGTGAATGTGAACAGCGAGGCGGCGTTCGACATCGTCATCGCCAACCCCTCCGGCGTGGCCCAGGCCGGGGCGCTGAACCTGCGCCTGGTGCGCGAGCGGCCGGATTGGCGCATCGTCCTGCGCGGCGGCCAGCCGCGCTATGAAACCACCTGGCTGGATGAGCCGGTGGACACGGCGAGCGTGAATGCCACGGCCGCAACACCCGCGCGCTTCGCCCGCAGCCTGCCCTTCGGCCGCTACCGGCTGGAAGCGCAGGAGGCGGGGGGCATGGCCCTGGCTTCCGTGCGCTTCCGCTCCGGCTGGGCCGGCTCGGAATCCGCCGAAGTGCCGGACAAGGTGGATGTGGCGGCGGACCGGCAGAGCTTCGCGCCCGGCCAGACCGCCACGCTGCGCATCACGCCGCCCTTCGCCGGCCGGGCCAGCATCGCCATCCTGACCGACCGCCTGGTCTCCCTGCGCGAGATCGAGCTGCCCGCCGCCGGCGCCGAGATCACCATCGAGGCCGATGCCGCCTGGGGGGCGGGCGCCTATGCCGCCGTCACCGTGTTTCGCCCGGCGGGTGCGGGCGGCCAGGCGAATGACGCGCCGGGCCGCGCCCTCGGCCTCACCTGGTTGCAGATGGACCCGGCCGCGCGGCGCCTCGACATCGCGATCGGCGGGGCAGAGCGCGTGCGGCCCATGGGCCGCGTGACCATCCCCGTCAGCGTGACCGGCGGCGCAGGGGCAAGCCAGGGCGGCATCCGCCTGACGCTGGCCGCCGTGGATGAGGGCATCCTGCGGCTGACGCGCTTCGCCACGCCTGATCCGCTGGCGCATTACGCCGGCCGCCGCACGCTGGGCACCGATATCCGCGATGATTACGGCCGGCTGATCCGCCCCGATGACGGCACGCTGGCCACGCTGCGCCAGGGTGGTGATGAGCTGGGCGATCTGGGCGCCCTGCGCATTCCGCAACGCAATGTGGTGCTGTTCAGCGGCGTGGTCACGACCGATGCCGATGGCCGCGCCGAAATCCCGCTGGATATCCCGGATTTCGCGGGGGAATTGCGCCTGATGGCGGTCGCCTGGGAAGGCGCCCGTGTGGGTTCCGCCGCGCGCACCCTGCTGGTGCGGGACCCCGTGCTGGCCGAGGCCATCCTGCCGCGCTTCCTCGCCCCGGGCGATGAGGCGACCATCTCCGTCCTGCTGCACAATCTGGAACTCCCGCCCGGCGAGGTGAGCGCCACGCTCAGCACCGAGGGCGCCATCGCCCTGGCCGGCCCCAACCGGCTGGCCGCGCGGCTGGCCACCGGCGCCCGCGCCCAGCCCACCGCCACCCTGCGCGCGACCGCCTCGGGCGAGGGCGTGCTGCGCCTGGCCATCACCGGACCCAATGGCTTCACCGCCACGCGTGAGGCGCGGATCGAGGTGCGCTCCTCACGCGGGCTGGCCAGCGTGGCGAGCCTGAGCGAAGTGGCCCCAGGCCAGGAGGCCCGCATCACCCCCGATGCGGCGCGGTTCCTGCCCGGCGCCTGGCGCGCCACGGCGCGGCTTGGCACGCCGGTGCGCTTTGACGCCGAGGGCATGCTGCGCCTGCTGGAAAGCTTCCCGCTGGCCTGCCTGGAGCAGCTCTCCTCGCAGGCGCTGGGCATGGCGGCGGCGCTGACCGAGGCCAGCACGCCCCAGCAATCCGTCCGGCTGCAACGCAGCGTGGACGGCATTCTCTCGCGCCAGCGCTATGATGGCAGCTTCGGCCTGTGGTCGGCCCAGAGCGAGCCGGAATACTGGACCTCGGCCTATGCGGTGGAGGCGCTGCTGCGTGCCAAGGCGGCCGGCGCCACGGTGGCGGATGCGGCGCTGGAAGCGGCGCTGACCGACCTTGGCGAGCGGCTGGAGGAAACCAACCCCTCCGATCCACCGGAATATGCGGCCCAGGCGGCGCGGCTGAATGCGCTGTCCCTGGCCGGCCGGCACCGGTTGGGCGCGGCACGGCGGCTGATGGAAAGCCTGGACCGCCTGCCCACGCCGCTGGCGCGCGCGCAGCTCGGCGCCGCCTTCGCCCGCGCCGGCGATACGGAGCGCGCCACGCGCGCCTTCACCGCCGCCCTGGCCGCCCCCGCCCGGCGCGACTGGAGCTATGATTATGGCAGTGCGGCGCGCGATGCGATGGCGATCCTGGTCCTGCTGCAGGAGGGCCAGATGCCGGCCCCCATGCTCGCCACCGCACTCGCCCGCCTGCCCGGCCCCGAGCTGACGCCCAGCCTCGCTTCCACCCAGGAACAGGCCTGGGCGGTGCTGGCGGCGGCGGCGCTGGGGCGGGATGGCAGGCCGGTGCGCGCCAGCTTCGAGGGTGCGGCGGTGGAACGCCGCCGGGTGGATGTCACCAGCGGCGGCGCCCTGCGCAACCTGGGCGATGCGCCGCTGCCGGTCAGCCTGACCATCACCGGCATCCCGTCCGAGGCCTTGCCGGCCGGCCGCAACGCCATGCAGATCCGCCGCCGTTTCCTGAACCTGGAGGGGATGGCGCTGAACCTGGATCAGCTCCGCGCCGGCACCTCCTTCATCCTGGTGCTGGAAGGACGTGCGGAATCCAGCCAGGCGCATCTGGCGATGATGAGCCAAGGCCTGCCCGCCGGCTGGGAGGTCGAGGGCGCACTCGGCCCGGGCGCCGTGCCGGGCCTGCCGGGGCTGGGCGAATTATCCACGCCCGATGCCCAGCCGGCGCTGGATGACCGCGTGGCCGTGGCCTTCACCTTCACGGCCGAGCAGCGGGAATTCCGCATGGCGGTGCGGCTGCGCGCCGTGACGCCCGGGCGCTTCGAGTTGCCCGGGGCCGAGGTGTCGGACATGTATCGCCCGGCCTTCTTTGCGCGGCAGGCGACGACGCGGATCAATATCCTGCCGTGA